ACCGTTCTTTGCTTTTATCACCGTAGGCGAGACTCACGAAGGCCCGATTAACAAAGAGGACCGCTACGAAGCGGCGATCCGTGACCTTCCAAGTGAACGACGACATGACCCGAGCAAAATCAGCTTGCCTCCGTTCTACCCCGACTCACCTGAGACCCGCCGCATCTTCGCTGGTATGCATGACTTGGCAAGTGTGTTCGACCTGAAAGTTGCGGAGCTGATTCGAATCCTTAAGGAAGACAGTGATTTCGACAACACAATCGTGTTCGTTTTTGGAGACCACGGGAACGGACTTCCTCGCTACAAGCGTTGGCTCACCGATTCGGGGTTGAGGGTACCGTTGGTGATTTACATTCCGCCGCAACATCGCACGTCAGCCATCCCAAGCCAAGAGATGCGTGAGTTGCCCAATGGAACACTGCAAACCGATCGGCTTGTCAGCTTTGTGGACTTCCCTGCGACTGCACTTAGCTTGGCAAGCATCCCGATTCCAGAATTGCTGCAAGGGAAAGCGTTTCTTGGTTCGCAAACCTCGGAACCGCAAAAGTACGTTTTTGGTGCCCGAAGTCGTGCCGATGACATGTTCGAAGTCTCGCGTAGTATTTCAGACGGACGGTACATCTACGTTCGTCACTTCATGCCGCACCTACCTTACATCCAGCCGTCAACGATCTTCGACGACAGCAAACGCTCGTTCAAAGAACTCCGACGACTGCACCTTGCGGGAAAGTTAAATGAACATGCTGAAAAGCTTTGGACCCGACATAAGCCGATCGAAGAACTATACGACTTGAAAACAGACCCACACGAGCTTGAAAACCTCGCGGACTCGGCAGAGCATGAAACAATCAAATCCAACATGCGAGACCAGCTATGGCAATGGATTCTGAAGCATCGCGATAGTGGCTTTATGCCGGAGTCCGAATACCAAATCCGTAGCCGACATTTGGGGATCACACCCTTTGAGCTTGTACAGAATCCAAAGCATTTCGACCTGTCGAGTGCGTTGCAAATGGCATCCAAAGTGGGCCGCAGCGACGCATCGGAAGACTGGCATGAAGGGATGCAGAACCCCGAGTCCGCCGTTCGCTATTGGGCAGCGACGGGAGTCTTAGCAGCGATCGAAATGCACTCGAAAGACTTGTCTCCATTGACCGACGATTTGATGAAACTGCTGGATGACCCTTCGCCCTGTGTCTGCATCGCAGCAGCCCAGGCCCTTTTGTTAATGCCGCAACTGGAAGACGCTCAAGCCAAACGCTGCGAATCTCGTCTCAGCGAATTGATGGCCGACGCAAGACCATGGGTAGCACTCGAGGCCTGCCGAGCTGCCACGCTATTGGGCGAACGTGCAAAGCCATTGATCCCGACGATGAAGCAAGTGATCAACACGAACCGATCGCCTCCCGGAGGCCAACGCGTTTATAAAGACTTCAACTACGCATCGTTCACCGGTTGGACTTTAGAAACCGCGCTGCGAAACCTGGGGCAAGAACGTTTTGTTGACGTCCTCTATGCGACGTCACCGTAGACTTTCGTCATCACCTTCCCGCCACTGCTGGATGCCTTTTCGGAATTGGTCGACGTGGAACTGGGCTGTCGCCGTATCGAAGTAGTCTTCGAATCGCACAATCAGCCCGTCTTCGATACGAAACAGCAGCGATAGCCACGTCGGGTCGTCAGCAATGGTTCCTCGAATACGCCCACGTTCGGTTCCATACGCGACGACTTCGTTGGCGTTGGTGTAATACGTCAGATTCAATGCGTTCTTATCGGGACGCTCCAACAACCCAAAGAATCTGTTCCAGAACTCCTGAAGTCCGTCAGGCCCAGAGTAGGTCCCAGCGAACGGTATGCGAGCTTCGTCACCGGCAATAAAAACCTCCAAGTCAGGGCTTAGGAGGTGACGAATCTTTTCCACCATATTTTCTTCGTGCAGCCGATACGCTTCCACAAACTGGCGAACGATCGCTTCGGGATCGCTGCAAAGCTCTGACGCAGAAACGGTTGCCCCTTTTCGGCTAAGTGTCGTCGCGATGGCGATCAAGCTCGAATATCTGACACCTTGCCCCTGTTCGGTTTTCCCGATCAATCGAACGGAGTAGCCCGTTTCTTTTGCGAGGTCCGCCTGCGTTAGGCCGCACGATTTCCGCAGGCTCGAAAGATGACTTCCATTTGGAATAACGATATCGGAATCATTCATGAGCTTCAAAAGTTGATCATCAAGCTGAGATTAACGAACGAAAATCGTAGCCGCATGCATTGATCTTTCGACACAGTCATCTGCCACGGACTTTCGTTCGGGAGTCGTCAATGCGAAGCCGCCCACGATCGCATCTCAGACGAGGAACTGATGATCGGCACGCAATCGGCATTTTGAGAGAAAATCACTCCTCTCAGGATCGTCGCGATAGGAATCGACCAATCAAACCACTTTAATTTCAGGATGTAAATGTACACAAACTGAAGTGCAACATGTGGCAGTCACCACTGCTCATTGACAACTGGAATTTAAAAGCCAACTGGAGCGTTAAAATGCGTTTTGCCTTGATCGCGTTGCTTGTCACATCGATTTCCGCGTGCACCGCAAACGCTGGCACCATTTTGTACGGGTTTGATGAGGCTTCCGATCAGTTGATCGAAATTGATCCGAACACCGGCGTGAGTACGGCGATCGGCTGGCTTGGCTTTGGCAGGATCGGTGACATTGCGGTTTCGTCAAACGGCACGATTTATGGGGCGAAGTACGACACTGATGAACTGGTCAGGATCAATCGATCAACGGGAACAGCGTCGATCGTTGGTAGCTTCGGCGGCTTCACCAATGTCATTGGTTTGGCTTTCGATAGCGCCGGGACGCTCTATGGAATCGATGACGGTACCGACAGCCTCATCACCATCGATACTGCAACAGGCGCAGGGACGGCGGTCACGACGGTTGCCAACACCAATATTGGATCGCTCGCCTTCGCACAAAACGGAACACTCTTCGCCGGCGACTTCATCGACGGAAACCTGTTAACGATTGACCCATTGTCTGGAGCGTTGTCAACAGTCGGAGCATTCGGTATCAGCGGTGCGCAGTTCCAAACGCTCTCGTTCGATGCAAACGGGGTTCTGTACTCCGCCGACCCCATCAGCGACAGCCTCTTTACGATCGACACCATGACCGGTGCGGCAACCAGCATTGGGCCACTCGGATTTTCCGCAGTGACGGCGCTGTCTTTCGCTTCCGTTCCCGAACCCTCGACAGCCAGTTGCGCCGGAATCCTTGCTCTCTGCTTCAGCCTGCATCGAAAACGTCGCAGGAATTGAGCCTCGTCCGTATGAGATTGAGGTCAGTAATTACAGAGTCCGGCGTCATCGCAATGCTGTTGTTCGGCAGGCCGTCCACTGAAAACTAGCTCTCATACGCTGCCCTGTGGCGACAATTACGGCACAGGCCACTCTTCAAGCGATTATTCCATTCAAACTAGTCATGGAATCAATCTCTGGGCAAGTCAGCGTTTCACCTAGCAGTTGACTGCCGCCGATTTTTCAAAAGTGGCCCAACCTATTCCGTGCCTCCGCGATCCGAACCCACTGCTATATAATCAACCAGACGGCAGTGAGTTTGTTTACGATCGTCTATTTCTGCGGGTAGCTCACACGAATCGCATTGACCTTATGCCTGAACAGACGATCGAACTGGAGCGTTTAAACGGAAAGCCGCGTCACCGAGTCCGCTTGACGGTGACCGACGGTCCGCATCGTGGCCGCACGTGGGTGTTCGCTCATCCTGTAGAAATCGTGATCGGTCGCGAAACTCCATCAAATTTGGTGCTCAACCAAGAACGGGCGTTCTCGCGTGAACATGCCAAGATCGTTGTCGATCCGCCCTCGATCGAAATCTTTGACCTCGATTCTCGCAACGGTACTTACGTCAACGGGATCCGGCTCGCGCAAGCGACACTGGCCGATGGCGATCGTTTTGGTGTTGGCGAAACTGCACTTGCGGTTGAAGTGATTGATGACGCCCCCGACGATGGCACTTTGATTCTTGACGCCGCTTCACAGCCGACGCCACTAACCTTACCAAAAACAGAACGCGAAGAACCCGCTTCGATTGCTGGCACCTTCGCCGAGACAAGGAATACGGGGCCACGACAAACAACTCCGAATAACACTGCAAAGGAAAATGTGGTGGTCAATCTTGCCGAGACAATCGATTCGGACGCGGCGTCACCTTCGGACTTTGATTTTTCTGAAGGCCATGGCGATCTGACCGAAACATCGTTGGCGGATCGCTTTGCCGTCGGACAGGTCATCGGAACCTACAGTCTTGACGAAATCATTGGCAGCGGCGGAATGGCAAGCGTGTTCCGCGCATCACACCGAAGAAGCGGCGAGCAGTTCGCTATCAAACTTATTCGCAGCGACCTAGACGAGACCGACAAACGCATGCAGCTATTCGTCCGCGAAGCGACGATGTTGACCCAGATGCGTCACCCAAGAATCGTCGAAGCGTTCGAATTGGGCATTCATGGACGCAGTCCTTATCTGGTGATGGAATTCATTGAGAATCAAGATCTTCTTGCGTTGATCGATTCTCAATCCGAAAAGCAAAAACGTCGAACAGCAATTTGGGTCATCGGACGTGTTCTCGAAGCCTTGCACTATCTGCATTCCAAAGGCGTCGTCCACCGAGACATCAAACCTGGCAATATCCTTGCTTACAAAGAAGCCCATCGCCTGCAAGTTAAACTCGCTGACTTTGGGCTCGCAAAGCTGTTTCTCGATTCAGGTTTAAGCGGATTAACAAGCGAAAAGTCGCTACGCGGCACACTCGCCTACATGTCGCCAGAACACTTCCATCGCTCGGTTGATGCCGGCCCTGAAGAGGACCTATTCTCCTGCGGCGCAACACTCTTTCGATTATTGACGTCCAGCCTTCCCAATATGGTGTTCCGCCCAGACGAAACTCTCGAAATCCTTCATGAGTCGCCGCTTCCTAGTCCGCTGAAACAGCTGATCCATCGATCAATTCACCCTGACAAAACGAAGCGTTTCCGATCGGTAGAGGAATTTGTCAAAGCACTCAAATCTGCTCGAGATCCGCAATAGCCTTGCGATATCGGCCAAAACTGCTGACCGTGGAAACCGAGGCTTGCTACTCACTTGGCCAAACTTAGTTCTGAAATCAAATTCTTGCTGAGCACATTACCTGACCTTCAATAAGTATGGCTTGTCAGAAGGCTTCTCGGGCATACCATGTCCCGAGAAAATTATTTGCACGATGTGTTTGCCTATCATCGGCGGATCGCGCAAAGGTTCACTGGTGCATCAATATCCGTTTGTTTGGCACAATTCTAGTGCAAGCGGATGCTGTTCCTGTGATTGCTCCAAATGCGAAAATCTATGCAGCGAGACAGCGAATCGCAATGTAAAACACTTGTCCCATTCGACGTTTTGCAGGACACATGCAAAGAATTCAGTCTTGAATGGGAAACAGGCGATCAACCGGACCTCCCCTCGTATGTTCTAAAGGTTGCCAAGGATGATCAACCGACGCTGTTGCGGAATCTTTTAGATTACGAAATCAGCAAACGACGAGAACTTGGTGAGTCACCCAAAGTCGAAAACTACCTTCGGCTGTTGCCCGGACATTCCGAAATCGTGATGCAAGTTTTCCAAGAATGGGATGCTTCGCGCGAGCATAAAACATTGTCGACGACGAAAGAGCTAAGGCACAACTTCGTCCCTGCGTCGAGACTCGGCGAATTTCGATTAATCAAAGAAATTGGTCGCGGCGGGATGGGGGTTGTCTATGAAGCGGTCCACGCCACAAAAGGCTACCGCGTTGCATTGAAGGCGTTGCCGAAAGTAAGCCCGGATGCACTGCACCGTTTCAAACGAGAATTCCGCTCCGTATCGGAAGTCAATCATCCCAACCTCGTCGGCCTTCACAGCCTAGAGAGTGATGGCGGGCAGTTTTTCATCACGATGGATTTAATCGTCGGTGTCGACTTTCTCTCTTGGGTACGCCCCGGCGGTCACTTCAACGAAGGTCGCATGCGGCAGGCGTTGCCACAACTGGTTTCAGCGATTGTCGCGTTGCACGGCCGGGATATTGTTCACCGCGACCTCAAACCATCGAATGTGAAGGTAACCCTCGATGGGCATCTGATCGTTCTCGATTTTGGATTGGTCGTCGACTTAGCCGGAACAAACTCGTCACTGGCGGAACTCGCTGGCACGCCAGAGTATATGGCGCCCGAGCAGAAGCTCCCTGAGCAAAAATACCCCGAGCAGAAGCTCCCGGAGGAAGGTTTCGAAATTGCGGTCGCCCCATCGGTTGACTGGTACGCCGTCGGAGTCATGCTCTTCGAAGGATTCACAGGGAAGCTTCCGTTCCGATCAGCAAAACGCTGGAACGCATTGCAATTAAAAAACGAGCATGATGCTCCGCCGATTGCTGACGAACACAACATCCCCGATGATCTCGCTTCGCTCTGCCAACAACTGCTTTCGCGCGAGCCCCAGGACAGACCTGATCCGCTTTCCATCGCAAAACTCGTCGAAGCTGACCTTTCAGATCATTCACGACGCGCCGACACATCGGAACAACTCATCGGACGAGAAAATCAGCTGGCTCAATTTGCGGACGCCAAGCAATGTTTTGAACAGACCGGTGAACAGCTGACAGTCTTTATCAGTGGCAAATCTGGTGAAGGGAAAACGACCATTGCCGAACGCTTTATAGCGAGCTTTGATCAGACTTCGGCGGTAGTGCTGGGCGGCCGATGCTACGATCGCGAATCTGTCCCTTTCAAAGCGTTGGACAGCTTCGTCGGTGCACTGGTTCAACATCTGCTTTCGATGACTTCGGACGTGGTCACCAACATGCTTCCTGATGACATCGGCATCCTTGCACAGGTCTTTCCAGAACTTAACCGAAGTGACGTTGTTGCCTCAATTCCGCAAGATTCGCTCGACGGGTTCGATCAACAGCAGGTCAGGGCCCGCGCTTTCAACGCGATGCGGATTCTCCTGCAACGCATTTCGCAGCGTAGCAAGTTAATTCTCTTCATCGACGATTTGCAGTGGGGCGATGAAGACAGCGCGAAAGCCTTGTTTGAAATCCTTCGTCCTGAAGATGCCCCACGGATCTTGTTTCTAGGAAGTTACCGATCCGACGAAGCGACAGATAGCCCTTTTTTGACCGAGTGGCACAACCTCCAACGAGTCAACGAAGTCCGGCTCGACGAGCGGATAGTCCACTTGGAGGCATTCACGTTCGAACAGTCAAAGCAGTTAATGCAATGCCAACAACAGCTTTCTGATGAAACCGTTGAACAGCTGGCAAATCAATTTCACGATCAAACCGGTGGCAACCCTTTCTTGCTGACAGAGCTGTTGAGCTGCTTCAACCCACAGGAGAACTCTTTCGACATTTCTGACATCAACGATGTGCTGGATCAGAAACTTTCACCGCTCCCAGCCGAAGCTCGCCCGCTTCTCGAGACAATTTCTGTATCAGGGCAAGCGTTGGACGCTTCCGAAGCCGTCGCCGCGATCGGGTTGTCAGGCTCCTGCGATGACACCTTGATCGCAATGCGAAAGTCTCGCTTGTTGCGTCTCATCGGGAACAAGATCGATACCTACCACGACCGTATTCGTTATGCAATTGTAGATCGTCTTGGCTCACAACATCGCCAACAGCTCCACGTAAAGCTGGCTCAGGTGATTGAGTCGCTTGATGGTGGGTTGTCGGATGAAGAGGTCCAAACGATTTCCGAGGAAGGCTCACTCGACCAACCTCGACTGATCTCGCGAGTTTACGACTTAGCGTACCACTGGGATGCCTCGGGTAATCACACACGTGCTCTCGCCTATGGCTTGGCAGCGGCAGCGCAAGCAAGTTCACAGTACGCGTTCGATGTCGCGGCGAACCAATATGCATTGGCAAGCCGAAACGCTTCAGCGGCTTCCGAAATAACTCGATACCGAATTTCGCGAGGACGTGGCGAAGTCCTGATGATGATCGCACATTACGATCAAGCAGCTCAGGAATTGGATTGTGCATTGCCGTTGGCTCCGACTCCCCATGACATTGCCGATGTCATTGGTCTACAAGGCGTGCTCGCACGTAGTGCAGGAATGATCGGCAAAAGCATTGAACATCTCGAAGATGCGATCGGGCGAGTCGGCGTCCCCGTTCCCCGAACCTTTCTTGGCCTGGGATACGAAACGGCTAAAGAAGTCTTCGTCCAGGCTTATCACACGGCGTTACCCAGGCGGTTGCACCGAAGACCGCATAGCCAATCGTCCGACCTATGCAACTGGCTTCTAGGACAGATCGAGTACTGCTACTACGTCAACAGTGTGCCTCGGCTAATCTGGGCATCAATGGTGGGATTGAACCGAGCCGAAAAGGTCCCTGAGTCTTCATCGCTTGCGTTGCAATACATCGTTCATGCCAACGATATGGCAGTGCTCGGATGGCATAAAAGAGCTGAAAGGTACTACCAAGCGGCAGCCGATCTTAGCAACCGACTCAACGACAGACGACTTGCAGCGGTCACCGTTAGCCATCATTCACTCGGCAATTTTGCCGCTGCTGACTTTAAAGACGGCGTCACCAAGGCTCGCAAAGCAATCATCCAACTGTCGCGTTTAGGAGATGCGTTCGAGGCCCATGCCGCTCAGATATTTCTGTCGCTGAACCTTTACCACCTAGGAGACCTAGCCGCAGCGACGAAGGCCGCCGAAGAAGAGCTTCAATCTTGCCTACGGCACGAACATCACTATATGGGATCTATCGCGCATTCGATCCTGATGAGAAGCAGCCGTGGCCAGTATCCGCTTGAACGATACGCCAATGCGTTCCCCGACGCACCCGGCCACTGGGTTGCTCGGATCACGTCGTTGATGGCGGAAGGCTATTGGTGCCAAGCAAACGAACAAACTGAAACTTCTGTGGCAAAGTTTGATGAAGCCTGGGAAATCTGCAAAACATATCAGTGCCTCACAACATTCAACTTTTCAATCGCAGGCGATCGAGCTACCGCGATTCGCCACCATGCAGAAACACTTGAAGCCGCCGGAGAAGATTCGAGGGAAGTTCGCAGGAAATGGCGGCAGGCCGCAAAATCAGCGAACCGACTTTCGTGGATCCTTGCCCCACAACGTCCACAGGCCCTTCGCGAAATGGGCTTGATCTACGCCTCGACAGGTCGCACTAAGAAAGCTCTGCATTATCTTTCGCGAAGCTGCATCGTTGCGGAAAAACAAAATGCACGGTACGAGTATCTCGTTTCCAAAGTATTGCAGCGTCAATTGGAACGCGATCAAGGCAAGTCAGTGCCCGAAACTGAGATTGGCAATCTTCGACAAGAAATCGAGGCGATCCACGTTTCGATATCCGACGCGGTCGCGATCTCAAGCCAAGGTTTCCGGACACAATAGCATCATGCACATGATCCGATGGGGCCGGCAACAAGCGAACTAAACCGATCCGAAAGGATCCACCATCCTTTGAAGGATAGAACGCCTCGGAAATAAAACCTGTCATCGGGTGGAAGTTGGCTGCTCGGATGATCAAAATGGCATCCATTACCAATGCGGCTATTATCCTGGATGACCGATGACTTTTCAGCTCGCCCGTACTTGTCTAGCCCTGCTGATTGCTGTTGGCATTCACACCGCCGGCACTGCACAAGAGGCTCCAAGGCAAAGCTCTGCTTCAGTCGCCACCAACGAATCGCATCAATTCAATAGAGCGGCCGATGCGATCGCTGAGCGATCAGTATTGCGATTCGATTTCACCGATGCACCTGTGTCAGACGGCGTCTTCGCTTGCCGGCCTGACGAACCCTTTTCACCATCAAAAGGCTTTGGGTTTATCCAAACTCGATCCTTATTAGCGGACAACACAGTCGTGTTTGCCCTCGCAATGCGAGAAGGCAACTATGCCGTCACCGTTCGTTTTGGAGACAGCCAAAAATCCACATCGACAACCGTGAAAGCGGAAGCACGGCGATTGATGCTCGAAAACGTCGAAACGATGCCAGGGGAGTTCGTTTCCCGAACGTTTTCCGTCAACGTACGACAACCGGAAATTACCCCCGGTCAATTCACGAAATTGAATCGTCGTGAATTGGGCCCGCCACGGCATCGAGACTGGGACGAACTACTGACCTTCGAATTCGGTGGCGCGCGAGCAAAGGTGGCTTCACTTGAGATCCGTTCGGCTCCCGAGATCACCACCGTCTTTGTTGCGGGAGATTCCACGGTGACCGATCAACAGAATGAGCCTTACGCCGGATGGGGACAAATGCTTCCACGTTTCTTCGGCCCCAGTGTCGCAGTCTCCAACCAAGCGGAATCCGGCCTGGCGCTCACATCCTTCGAATACCAGCGTCGCTTAGAAAAGCTACTAAGCATGATGAAGCCGGGAGACTACGTTCTGATTCAGTTCGGGCACAACGATCAAAAAGACAAGCGAAAGGAAGCCGGTCCCTTCACGACTTACAAATCCAAGCTGATTGAGTTTGTGAAAGCCGTTCGCGAGCAGAAAGGGATACCCATTCTGGTCACTTCGATGGAACGTCTACGCATGGATGACGAAGGGAACCAAACCCCTACGCTCGCTGACTATGCAGCAGCCGCACGACAGGCGGGGGCCGAAATGGAAGTTCCGGTTGTGGATCTGAATGCGATGAGCCTCGAATTCTATGCTTCACTCGGGCCGAAACGAGCGACGAAGGCGTTTGTGTTTTATCCCGCAGGCACTTTTCCTGGACAAGACCAATCACTCAGTGATCGATCGCACCACAACTCGTATGGTGCTTACCAGCTGGCACGTTGTGTGGTGCAGGGAATTCGCGACAAAGTCCCAAGCCTTGCGATGCACCTGAGAGAAGACACGACAAGTTTCGATCCAAAATCACCAGATGACCCCGACAGCTTTTCGCTACCCACCAGCCCAATCATCCGTCCCCCGACGAAACCCGCGGGCAACTGATCATCACCAATCTGATGGGGAATCTAGTTAATTCTCCATCGCCTCCCCCCACCAGCGATTGAGCTGCTGATTTTTAGGGGACGACTGTGCAATCACAGAACTCCCTAAGGTGAGTTCGTTGAGCGCACAAAACTGATTCTTTATTTGCTGCTCAACATCCGCGTCAAAACTTTCCGGCGTCGCGGACCTCTGTGTAGAGTAGTGCTCGCTGAAGTAGTTGATTGCCAACGCTGGTTGAACAATCTTCCGCTGCAAAATGCGTTTGATTAGACGCGTAGTCTCGGGGCGTACGGTCTCATGCAAGCCGAAACTCCGCGATTTTGTTGTAAGCGGTGGCAGCGTCACCAACTACAGCAAGCTTGGCTTGAACCATGCCTCCCTCCGGACGGACTGAACGACTCCATGATGAACCGACTTCTGTGCACCGCTTCGCTATCTCTACTTGTCGGTTGTTTGTTCATACCCCAGGTGTTTGCCGCCGATTCTAAAGAAGAGGTAAAGCAAGACGAGCTTCAGCTCGAGGACCTCTATCCCGAAAAAGGACTGTTCGGTCCGTCGGCCAGCAGTACAGAGTTCTCGCACGATGGTCGCTATGCCGCCTATCTGTATCGTCCTTACGTTGAACGCCGGCACGGAAACGATCTGTGGATCTACGATTTTAAAAAATCGGAAGCTCGTCGTATCACATCCATCGACATGCTCTCCAAATTCCAGCGATCAGCTCGCATCGTGATCGACGACCGGCTGGAGAAACACCGCAAAGAGTCCAAGAAAGAGGAAGAGAAGGAAGACGACGCCGATAAGGAAGAGGACGAAGACGGCGCAGAGAAGAGTGATCAGCCAGAGGAAGATGACAAGAAAAAAACGGAGCTGTCCGAGAAAGAGCGAGAAGAGCAACGCCAAATCTATACGACGGTCGGCGAAGATGACGCCGATGCGGAATACAGCCCGGTGTACTCCGGGATCGCTTCTTTCCGTTGGCATCCAAAAGAAAA
This is a stretch of genomic DNA from Stieleria sp. JC731. It encodes these proteins:
- a CDS encoding DUF6923 family protein gives rise to the protein MWQSPLLIDNWNLKANWSVKMRFALIALLVTSISACTANAGTILYGFDEASDQLIEIDPNTGVSTAIGWLGFGRIGDIAVSSNGTIYGAKYDTDELVRINRSTGTASIVGSFGGFTNVIGLAFDSAGTLYGIDDGTDSLITIDTATGAGTAVTTVANTNIGSLAFAQNGTLFAGDFIDGNLLTIDPLSGALSTVGAFGISGAQFQTLSFDANGVLYSADPISDSLFTIDTMTGAATSIGPLGFSAVTALSFASVPEPSTASCAGILALCFSLHRKRRRN
- a CDS encoding rhamnogalacturonan acetylesterase; the encoded protein is MTFQLARTCLALLIAVGIHTAGTAQEAPRQSSASVATNESHQFNRAADAIAERSVLRFDFTDAPVSDGVFACRPDEPFSPSKGFGFIQTRSLLADNTVVFALAMREGNYAVTVRFGDSQKSTSTTVKAEARRLMLENVETMPGEFVSRTFSVNVRQPEITPGQFTKLNRRELGPPRHRDWDELLTFEFGGARAKVASLEIRSAPEITTVFVAGDSTVTDQQNEPYAGWGQMLPRFFGPSVAVSNQAESGLALTSFEYQRRLEKLLSMMKPGDYVLIQFGHNDQKDKRKEAGPFTTYKSKLIEFVKAVREQKGIPILVTSMERLRMDDEGNQTPTLADYAAAARQAGAEMEVPVVDLNAMSLEFYASLGPKRATKAFVFYPAGTFPGQDQSLSDRSHHNSYGAYQLARCVVQGIRDKVPSLAMHLREDTTSFDPKSPDDPDSFSLPTSPIIRPPTKPAGN
- a CDS encoding helix-turn-helix domain-containing protein, encoding MNDSDIVIPNGSHLSSLRKSCGLTQADLAKETGYSVRLIGKTEQGQGVRYSSLIAIATTLSRKGATVSASELCSDPEAIVRQFVEAYRLHEENMVEKIRHLLSPDLEVFIAGDEARIPFAGTYSGPDGLQEFWNRFFGLLERPDKNALNLTYYTNANEVVAYGTERGRIRGTIADDPTWLSLLFRIEDGLIVRFEDYFDTATAQFHVDQFRKGIQQWREGDDESLR
- a CDS encoding sulfatase-like hydrolase/transferase translates to MRSTTYAIVTILLSIVSSISVRAELPNMVWINAEDMSPHLGCYGHPDAKTPNIDALAREGIVYHNAFATAPICSPSRSCLATGLYATSLGTQHLRCEIEIPDQVIPLATRLKKHGYYCTTSGKTDYNFDPTGIWDQRTNDLGPWRRRDNPKQPFFAFITVGETHEGPINKEDRYEAAIRDLPSERRHDPSKISLPPFYPDSPETRRIFAGMHDLASVFDLKVAELIRILKEDSDFDNTIVFVFGDHGNGLPRYKRWLTDSGLRVPLVIYIPPQHRTSAIPSQEMRELPNGTLQTDRLVSFVDFPATALSLASIPIPELLQGKAFLGSQTSEPQKYVFGARSRADDMFEVSRSISDGRYIYVRHFMPHLPYIQPSTIFDDSKRSFKELRRLHLAGKLNEHAEKLWTRHKPIEELYDLKTDPHELENLADSAEHETIKSNMRDQLWQWILKHRDSGFMPESEYQIRSRHLGITPFELVQNPKHFDLSSALQMASKVGRSDASEDWHEGMQNPESAVRYWAATGVLAAIEMHSKDLSPLTDDLMKLLDDPSPCVCIAAAQALLLMPQLEDAQAKRCESRLSELMADARPWVALEACRAATLLGERAKPLIPTMKQVINTNRSPPGGQRVYKDFNYASFTGWTLETALRNLGQERFVDVLYATSP
- a CDS encoding protein kinase domain-containing protein, with the translated sequence MPEQTIELERLNGKPRHRVRLTVTDGPHRGRTWVFAHPVEIVIGRETPSNLVLNQERAFSREHAKIVVDPPSIEIFDLDSRNGTYVNGIRLAQATLADGDRFGVGETALAVEVIDDAPDDGTLILDAASQPTPLTLPKTEREEPASIAGTFAETRNTGPRQTTPNNTAKENVVVNLAETIDSDAASPSDFDFSEGHGDLTETSLADRFAVGQVIGTYSLDEIIGSGGMASVFRASHRRSGEQFAIKLIRSDLDETDKRMQLFVREATMLTQMRHPRIVEAFELGIHGRSPYLVMEFIENQDLLALIDSQSEKQKRRTAIWVIGRVLEALHYLHSKGVVHRDIKPGNILAYKEAHRLQVKLADFGLAKLFLDSGLSGLTSEKSLRGTLAYMSPEHFHRSVDAGPEEDLFSCGATLFRLLTSSLPNMVFRPDETLEILHESPLPSPLKQLIHRSIHPDKTKRFRSVEEFVKALKSARDPQ
- a CDS encoding serine/threonine-protein kinase, producing the protein MRKSMQRDSESQCKTLVPFDVLQDTCKEFSLEWETGDQPDLPSYVLKVAKDDQPTLLRNLLDYEISKRRELGESPKVENYLRLLPGHSEIVMQVFQEWDASREHKTLSTTKELRHNFVPASRLGEFRLIKEIGRGGMGVVYEAVHATKGYRVALKALPKVSPDALHRFKREFRSVSEVNHPNLVGLHSLESDGGQFFITMDLIVGVDFLSWVRPGGHFNEGRMRQALPQLVSAIVALHGRDIVHRDLKPSNVKVTLDGHLIVLDFGLVVDLAGTNSSLAELAGTPEYMAPEQKLPEQKYPEQKLPEEGFEIAVAPSVDWYAVGVMLFEGFTGKLPFRSAKRWNALQLKNEHDAPPIADEHNIPDDLASLCQQLLSREPQDRPDPLSIAKLVEADLSDHSRRADTSEQLIGRENQLAQFADAKQCFEQTGEQLTVFISGKSGEGKTTIAERFIASFDQTSAVVLGGRCYDRESVPFKALDSFVGALVQHLLSMTSDVVTNMLPDDIGILAQVFPELNRSDVVASIPQDSLDGFDQQQVRARAFNAMRILLQRISQRSKLILFIDDLQWGDEDSAKALFEILRPEDAPRILFLGSYRSDEATDSPFLTEWHNLQRVNEVRLDERIVHLEAFTFEQSKQLMQCQQQLSDETVEQLANQFHDQTGGNPFLLTELLSCFNPQENSFDISDINDVLDQKLSPLPAEARPLLETISVSGQALDASEAVAAIGLSGSCDDTLIAMRKSRLLRLIGNKIDTYHDRIRYAIVDRLGSQHRQQLHVKLAQVIESLDGGLSDEEVQTISEEGSLDQPRLISRVYDLAYHWDASGNHTRALAYGLAAAAQASSQYAFDVAANQYALASRNASAASEITRYRISRGRGEVLMMIAHYDQAAQELDCALPLAPTPHDIADVIGLQGVLARSAGMIGKSIEHLEDAIGRVGVPVPRTFLGLGYETAKEVFVQAYHTALPRRLHRRPHSQSSDLCNWLLGQIEYCYYVNSVPRLIWASMVGLNRAEKVPESSSLALQYIVHANDMAVLGWHKRAERYYQAAADLSNRLNDRRLAAVTVSHHSLGNFAAADFKDGVTKARKAIIQLSRLGDAFEAHAAQIFLSLNLYHLGDLAAATKAAEEELQSCLRHEHHYMGSIAHSILMRSSRGQYPLERYANAFPDAPGHWVARITSLMAEGYWCQANEQTETSVAKFDEAWEICKTYQCLTTFNFSIAGDRATAIRHHAETLEAAGEDSREVRRKWRQAAKSANRLSWILAPQRPQALREMGLIYASTGRTKKALHYLSRSCIVAEKQNARYEYLVSKVLQRQLERDQGKSVPETEIGNLRQEIEAIHVSISDAVAISSQGFRTQ